A stretch of the Staphylococcus sp. NRL 16/872 genome encodes the following:
- the addB gene encoding helicase-exonuclease AddAB subunit AddB, whose amino-acid sequence MELNAYLGRAGTGKSHQMINNIKRQMKQDPLGDPIILIAPTQNTFQLEQSFVKDRELNGSLRTEVLHFERLSYRIFQEVGGLTEERLTQAGTEMMIYDLVQQHKSELKLYQSQVNYYGFSEKLSEQIQDFKKYSVTPEHLDLFLKENEIQTRTRHKLEDIALIYRYFEERLNGEFITAEDSLNQFIQIIPQSKWLKRAEIYIDGFHNFSTLEYQIIKALVQHAKKVTVLLTTDGNEDPFSLFRKPSEVVTHLKEIANDLHIELNQAHFKQQYRFNNPDLLQLEQQFDALQINPVAHQGHIHILESSSMREEVNEIARQIIKDARDHQFRYQDIAILYRDESYAYLFDSVLPQYDIPFSIDTKKPMTHHPVMEMVRSLLEVIQTNWNISPMMRLFKTNILSNHFKNSDYLIDLLENFVVERGIYGKRWLDEKLFSIDNFTKMGRKEHKLTEEERATFEQVVQLKNDMIDKILRFEKAMNNATHVKGFATAFYETMESFDVPKYLMAHRDQLDVDGYHEAAEEIDQLWNGLIQILDDLVIVFDEEEMTLNRFLEVFDIGLEQLEFLMIPQTLDQVSIGTMDLAKVDNKKHIYIVGMNDGTMPQPVSSSSLITDEEKKVFEQQTRVELSPTSDILQMDEAFVCYIAMTRACEQLTFSYSLMGVQGDEKEKSPFLNQIQALFNGLEVTNIHYEHNAHPLTLMEHPHQTKVVLFEALKAWLEDEMVADVWLDAYQVMRDNDVLNKGLNYLLTALTYDNKTVQLEGDLATSLYGKTINASVSRFEGYNDCPFQHYANYGLRLNERTKYKLETFDLGNIFHSALKYISDRINGDFKHLDNQKIHLLTLEALEKVLPNVQFNLMDSNAYYRYVSKRIGVIVESTLKALRYQNENTKFRPQRFETGFRKSPRDDDELIAQPLITKQGIPVNIRGQIDRIDTYTTKDKSFINIIDYKSSDHSANLNLKKVYYGKQMQMMTYMDIALQNAQRLGLSEEVKPGGLLYFHVHDERLKFKHWGEMMEDALKEEALDKAFLQKYKLRGLVNSDANVVDAMDIRLDTAPKSDIVPITLKKDGGFSSRGSSVADETTIHKFIKHNKDNFIETASNIMDGHTEVAPLKFDNKLPCQYCSFQSVCHVDSIIDSKHYRYVDESIDPIQAIQEVELESGDNDE is encoded by the coding sequence ATGGAATTGAATGCTTATCTTGGCAGAGCAGGTACTGGTAAATCACATCAAATGATTAACAATATTAAGAGACAAATGAAACAAGACCCATTAGGTGATCCAATTATTTTAATCGCACCTACACAAAATACGTTTCAATTAGAACAATCATTTGTTAAAGATAGGGAATTAAATGGCAGTTTAAGAACTGAAGTTTTACACTTTGAACGATTAAGTTATAGAATCTTTCAAGAAGTTGGGGGATTAACTGAAGAACGATTAACTCAAGCTGGTACAGAGATGATGATTTATGACCTTGTACAACAACATAAATCAGAACTTAAATTATATCAATCACAAGTGAACTATTATGGCTTTAGTGAGAAATTGAGCGAACAAATACAAGATTTTAAAAAATATTCTGTCACACCTGAACATTTGGATTTATTCTTGAAAGAGAACGAAATTCAAACGAGAACACGTCATAAATTAGAAGATATTGCACTCATATATCGTTATTTTGAGGAACGTTTAAATGGAGAATTTATAACTGCCGAAGATAGTTTGAATCAATTTATTCAAATCATACCGCAATCTAAATGGCTGAAACGTGCAGAAATATATATAGATGGCTTTCATAACTTTTCGACACTTGAGTATCAAATTATTAAAGCATTAGTACAACATGCTAAAAAGGTGACAGTTCTTCTTACAACGGATGGCAATGAAGATCCTTTCAGTTTATTCAGAAAGCCATCCGAAGTAGTAACACATTTAAAAGAGATAGCCAATGATTTACATATTGAATTAAATCAAGCCCATTTTAAGCAACAATATCGCTTTAATAATCCAGACTTACTGCAATTAGAACAACAATTTGATGCCTTACAGATCAATCCGGTTGCACATCAAGGACATATTCATATTCTAGAGTCTTCAAGTATGCGTGAAGAAGTTAATGAAATAGCGCGACAAATAATTAAAGATGCACGTGATCATCAATTTAGATACCAAGATATTGCTATTTTATATCGCGATGAATCCTATGCTTATTTATTCGATTCTGTTTTACCACAGTACGATATTCCATTTAGTATTGACACCAAGAAACCTATGACACATCATCCTGTTATGGAAATGGTACGTTCGCTACTTGAAGTCATTCAAACCAATTGGAATATAAGTCCGATGATGCGTTTATTTAAGACTAATATTTTATCTAATCATTTTAAAAATAGTGATTATCTAATTGATCTATTGGAAAATTTTGTTGTTGAACGTGGCATTTATGGTAAACGTTGGTTAGATGAAAAGTTGTTTAGTATTGATAATTTTACAAAAATGGGTCGTAAAGAACATAAGTTAACTGAAGAAGAACGAGCAACTTTTGAACAAGTAGTTCAACTGAAAAATGACATGATTGATAAAATATTGCGTTTTGAAAAAGCAATGAATAACGCAACACATGTTAAAGGGTTTGCAACTGCCTTCTACGAAACAATGGAATCATTTGATGTACCAAAATATTTGATGGCTCACCGAGATCAATTAGATGTCGATGGTTACCATGAAGCAGCTGAAGAAATCGATCAACTTTGGAACGGTTTAATTCAGATATTAGATGACTTAGTCATTGTCTTTGATGAAGAGGAAATGACATTGAATCGATTTTTAGAAGTTTTTGATATCGGTTTAGAACAGCTTGAATTTTTAATGATACCTCAAACATTAGACCAAGTGAGTATCGGTACGATGGATTTGGCTAAAGTAGATAATAAAAAACATATCTATATAGTAGGAATGAATGATGGCACGATGCCTCAACCGGTATCTTCATCTAGTTTAATTACGGATGAGGAAAAGAAAGTGTTTGAACAACAAACACGTGTAGAATTAAGTCCTACGTCTGACATTTTACAAATGGATGAAGCTTTTGTTTGTTACATTGCTATGACACGTGCCTGTGAACAGTTGACTTTCTCTTACAGTCTAATGGGTGTGCAAGGGGATGAAAAAGAAAAAAGTCCGTTCTTAAATCAAATTCAAGCATTATTTAATGGTTTGGAAGTAACTAATATCCACTATGAACATAACGCGCATCCATTAACCCTTATGGAACATCCTCACCAAACAAAAGTAGTGTTATTCGAAGCGCTCAAAGCTTGGTTAGAAGATGAAATGGTGGCAGATGTATGGTTAGATGCATATCAAGTTATGCGTGATAATGATGTTTTAAACAAAGGATTAAATTATTTATTAACGGCTTTAACATATGATAATAAAACGGTGCAATTAGAGGGAGATTTAGCGACGTCTTTATATGGTAAGACGATTAACGCCAGTGTATCTCGCTTTGAAGGCTATAATGATTGTCCATTTCAGCACTATGCCAATTATGGTTTGCGTTTAAATGAACGTACGAAATATAAATTAGAAACGTTCGATTTAGGCAACATTTTCCATTCCGCTTTGAAATACATTTCAGATAGAATTAATGGGGATTTTAAACATCTTGATAATCAAAAAATTCATTTGCTAACACTCGAAGCTTTAGAAAAGGTGTTACCAAATGTACAGTTTAATTTAATGGATTCTAATGCTTATTATCGTTATGTTTCAAAACGTATCGGCGTAATTGTGGAAAGTACATTAAAAGCCTTACGTTATCAAAATGAAAATACAAAATTTAGACCACAACGCTTTGAAACAGGCTTTAGAAAATCACCACGTGATGACGATGAATTAATCGCTCAACCTTTAATTACCAAACAAGGTATCCCTGTTAATATTCGTGGACAAATCGATCGTATTGATACGTATACAACAAAGGATAAAAGTTTTATCAATATTATTGATTATAAATCATCTGATCACAGTGCTAACCTAAACTTGAAAAAAGTATATTATGGTAAGCAAATGCAGATGATGACCTATATGGATATCGCTTTACAAAATGCTCAACGCTTAGGCTTGAGTGAAGAAGTTAAACCTGGTGGATTATTGTATTTCCATGTTCACGATGAACGTCTTAAGTTCAAACATTGGGGAGAAATGATGGAAGATGCTTTAAAAGAAGAGGCATTAGATAAAGCTTTCCTTCAAAAATATAAATTACGAGGCTTAGTCAATAGTGACGCAAACGTTGTGGATGCGATGGATATTCGTTTAGATACAGCACCTAAATCTGACATAGTACCGATTACATTGAAAAAAGACGGTGGATTTAGCAGCCGAGGCAGTAGTGTCGCAGATGAAACAACAATTCATAAATTCATTAAACATAATAAAGATAACTTCATTGAAACAGCATCAAATATTATGGATGGTCATACCGAGGTTGCACCATTAAAATTTGATAATAAATTACCATGTCAATATTGTAGTTTCCAATCAGTTTGTCACGTCGACAGTATTATCGATAGTAAACACTATCGTTACGTTGATGAATCGATTGACCCAATACAAGCGATTCAAGAAGTGGAGTTAGAAAGTGGGGATAACGATGAATAA
- the lepB gene encoding signal peptidase I: protein MKKEIIEWIVAIAIGVLLVWVMVNFVAKSYTIKGDSMDPTLKDGQHVMVNILGYKVGDVKKGNVIVFHANKTDDYVKRVIGVPGDNVTYKNDKLYINGKKVDEPYLDYNEKRKQGEYITGSFETKDLTNANPNSNVIPKDKYLVLGDNREVSKDSRAFGLIDKNQIVGKVSFRFWPLNDFKFNFNPDNK from the coding sequence TTGAAAAAAGAAATAATCGAATGGATTGTCGCTATAGCGATAGGTGTATTACTTGTATGGGTAATGGTCAACTTTGTCGCTAAATCATATACAATTAAAGGCGACTCAATGGATCCAACATTAAAAGATGGTCAACACGTCATGGTAAATATTTTAGGATATAAAGTTGGAGACGTGAAAAAAGGAAATGTCATTGTCTTTCACGCAAATAAAACAGATGATTATGTAAAACGTGTCATCGGTGTACCTGGAGATAATGTTACATATAAAAATGACAAATTGTATATCAATGGTAAAAAAGTAGATGAACCTTATTTAGATTATAATGAAAAGCGTAAACAAGGCGAATATATCACAGGATCATTTGAAACCAAAGATTTAACAAATGCGAATCCAAATTCTAATGTTATTCCTAAAGACAAATATCTAGTACTTGGAGATAATCGAGAAGTTAGTAAAGATAGCCGTGCATTTGGTTTAATTGACAAGAACCAAATTGTCGGTAAAGTTTCATTTAGATTTTGGCCTTTAAATGACTTTAAGTTTAATTTCAATCCAGATAATAAGTAA
- the lepB gene encoding signal peptidase I: MRKIMKWIVPLVCAIIFVMFIQTFILRGAVVTNDDMAPTLNKNDRVIINKIKVTFNLLNDGDIIMYRHNHQLHFSRIIGKAGESIEVRDGKLYRDDRQVNKSYAKNRDIKNLALRDLNNSDGDIIPPNSYVVLNDNGDKKSDSRTYGLIKDKDIVGDVSLKYYPFKEFTYQFNK; encoded by the coding sequence GTGCGAAAAATAATGAAATGGATAGTGCCATTAGTTTGTGCAATTATATTTGTCATGTTCATCCAAACTTTTATTTTGAGAGGCGCGGTAGTAACGAACGATGACATGGCTCCTACGCTTAATAAAAATGATCGGGTCATCATTAATAAAATCAAAGTAACATTTAATTTATTAAATGATGGAGATATTATCATGTATCGTCATAACCATCAACTTCATTTTAGTCGTATTATCGGAAAAGCGGGTGAATCAATCGAAGTAAGAGACGGTAAATTATATCGTGATGATAGACAAGTAAATAAAAGTTATGCTAAAAATAGAGATATTAAAAATTTAGCGTTACGCGATTTGAATAATTCTGATGGAGATATTATTCCACCTAATTCGTATGTTGTTTTAAACGATAACGGGGATAAAAAAAGTGATTCAAGGACTTATGGCTTAATCAAGGACAAAGACATTGTTGGCGATGTAAGTTTGAAATATTATCCATTTAAAGAATTTACCTATCAGTTTAACAAGTAG
- a CDS encoding TVP38/TMEM64 family protein codes for MVFHQIEQWFNVLQELGYFAGFIILYLRAIVPVLPLTLYVIMNVHAYGFLIGTGISWLGIVSGTYTVFYICRKFVNAHFMQKIRKRKSVVKLTHFIDRQGLVPIFILMCFPFTPNTLVNFVASLSHIKAKYYFLILLVSKLISITFLAVMGKEVTTFLTHPIRAVALLIVTVALWFIGKRVEKYFMGADEE; via the coding sequence ATAGTGTTCCATCAAATTGAGCAATGGTTTAACGTACTCCAAGAACTAGGTTATTTCGCAGGCTTTATCATACTCTATTTGAGAGCTATTGTACCTGTACTTCCGCTAACATTATACGTTATTATGAATGTTCATGCGTATGGTTTTCTAATAGGCACAGGAATAAGTTGGTTAGGTATTGTTTCGGGAACCTATACGGTATTTTATATTTGTAGAAAATTTGTTAACGCTCATTTTATGCAAAAGATTAGAAAAAGAAAATCAGTCGTGAAATTAACCCATTTTATTGATAGACAAGGCTTAGTGCCTATTTTTATTTTAATGTGTTTCCCTTTTACACCAAATACACTAGTCAATTTTGTAGCAAGTTTATCTCATATTAAAGCAAAATATTATTTCCTGATATTACTTGTTTCTAAGTTGATATCTATTACTTTTTTAGCTGTAATGGGAAAAGAGGTTACAACATTTTTAACTCATCCAATACGCGCAGTTGCGTTACTTATAGTCACCGTGGCACTATGGTTTATTGGGAAAAGGGTAGAAAAATATTTTATGGGTGCTGATGAGGAGTGA
- a CDS encoding glucose-6-phosphate isomerase, which yields MTHIQLDYGKTLEFFGQHELDQQKDIVKTIHKTIHEGTGAGNDFLGWVNLPEDYDKKEFSRIVEAAKRIKSNSDVLVVIGIGGSYLGARAAIEMLTPAFRNNSEFPEIVFVGNHLSSSYTQELVDYLADKNFSVNVISKSGTTTEPAVAFRLFKKLLEDKYGKEEAKQRIFATTDKAKGALKQLADNEGYETFVVPDDVGGRYSVLTAVGLLPIAAAGINIESIMIGANKARKELSSDNLDENIAYQYATIRNILYSKGYTTEMLINYEPSMQYFNEWWKQLYGESEGKDFKGIYPSSANYTTDLHSLGQYVQEGRRFLFETVVKVNHPKHDITIEEDSEDLDGLNYLAGKTIDEVNTKAFEGTLLAHTDGGVPNVVVNIPQLDEETFGYVVYFFELACAMSGYQLGVNPFNQPGVEAYKQNMFALLGKPGYEDKKKELEDRL from the coding sequence ATGACTCATATTCAATTAGACTATGGTAAAACTTTAGAATTTTTCGGACAACATGAATTAGATCAACAAAAAGATATCGTGAAAACGATTCATAAAACTATCCATGAAGGAACTGGCGCTGGTAATGATTTCTTAGGCTGGGTAAATTTACCTGAAGATTATGATAAAAAAGAATTTTCAAGAATCGTTGAAGCTGCTAAACGCATTAAATCAAATTCTGATGTATTAGTAGTGATCGGTATTGGTGGTTCATATTTAGGTGCGCGTGCGGCAATTGAAATGTTAACGCCAGCTTTCCGTAATAATTCGGAATTCCCAGAAATTGTCTTTGTAGGTAATCACTTATCTTCAAGCTATACTCAAGAATTAGTAGATTACTTAGCAGATAAAAATTTCTCAGTTAACGTTATTTCTAAATCTGGTACTACAACTGAACCTGCTGTAGCGTTTAGATTATTTAAAAAATTACTCGAAGATAAATATGGTAAAGAAGAAGCGAAACAACGTATCTTCGCTACAACTGATAAAGCGAAAGGTGCTTTAAAACAATTAGCAGACAATGAAGGATATGAAACATTTGTTGTACCTGATGACGTAGGTGGCCGTTATTCAGTATTAACTGCAGTAGGTTTATTACCAATCGCAGCGGCTGGTATCAATATCGAATCTATTATGATTGGTGCTAACAAAGCGCGTAAAGAATTATCATCTGATAATTTAGATGAAAACATTGCATATCAATATGCGACAATTCGTAACATTCTTTATAGCAAAGGCTATACTACTGAAATGTTAATTAACTATGAGCCTTCTATGCAATATTTTAATGAATGGTGGAAACAATTATACGGTGAATCTGAAGGTAAAGATTTCAAAGGTATCTATCCATCAAGTGCAAATTACACAACTGATTTACACTCTTTAGGTCAATATGTACAAGAAGGTCGTCGTTTCTTATTCGAAACAGTTGTGAAAGTGAACCACCCTAAACATGACATTACTATTGAAGAAGATAGTGAAGATTTAGATGGATTAAACTACTTAGCTGGTAAAACAATTGATGAAGTGAATACTAAAGCGTTTGAAGGTACTTTATTAGCACATACTGATGGAGGCGTTCCAAATGTAGTGGTTAATATTCCTCAATTAGACGAAGAAACATTTGGTTATGTGGTATACTTCTTCGAATTAGCATGTGCTATGAGTGGATACCAATTAGGCGTAAATCCATTTAACCAACCAGGTGTAGAAGCATATAAACAAAACATGTTTGCTTTACTTGGTAAACCTGGATATGAAGATAAGAAAAAAGAATTAGAAGATCGTTTATAA
- a CDS encoding argininosuccinate synthase, producing MKDKIVLAYSGGLDTSVAVKWLIDKGYDVVAVCLDVGEGKDLDLVHSKALDMGAVECHIIDATKEFSDDFVSYAIKGNLMYENSYPLVSALSRPLIAKKLVEIAEQTQSIGIAHGCTGKGNDQVRFEVAIKALNPNLKSFAPVREWGWSREEEIDYAIKHDIPVSINHGSPYSIDQNLWGRANECGILEDPYAAPPKDAYDLTAELEDTPDTPEEIILSFKNGIPVQLDHKDYDLDQLILKLNDIAGKHGIGRIDHVENRLVGIKSREVYETPGAEVILKAHKALETLTLTKDVAHFKPVIEKQFAEQTYNGLWFSPLTDSLKLFIDSTQRYVEGDVRVKLFKGNAIVNGRKSPYTLYDEKLATYTKEDAFNQSAAVGFIDIYGLPTQVNAFLHGGYSNE from the coding sequence ATGAAAGATAAAATTGTATTAGCGTATTCAGGTGGCTTGGATACAAGTGTGGCAGTTAAATGGCTTATAGATAAAGGCTATGATGTAGTAGCAGTTTGTTTAGATGTTGGTGAAGGCAAAGATTTAGACTTAGTTCATTCAAAAGCATTAGATATGGGTGCTGTTGAATGTCACATTATTGATGCAACCAAAGAATTTAGTGATGACTTTGTAAGTTATGCAATTAAAGGAAATCTAATGTATGAAAATAGTTATCCACTCGTTTCAGCATTATCTCGTCCACTTATTGCTAAAAAATTGGTGGAAATTGCTGAACAAACGCAGTCAATCGGAATTGCACATGGTTGTACAGGTAAAGGAAATGATCAAGTACGTTTTGAAGTGGCTATTAAAGCATTAAATCCAAATCTTAAATCATTCGCACCAGTGAGAGAATGGGGTTGGAGCCGTGAAGAGGAAATCGATTATGCGATTAAACATGATATTCCAGTTAGCATTAATCATGGTTCTCCTTATTCAATCGACCAAAACTTATGGGGCCGTGCCAATGAATGCGGAATTTTGGAAGATCCTTATGCAGCGCCTCCTAAAGACGCTTATGATTTAACGGCTGAATTAGAAGATACACCTGACACACCTGAAGAAATTATTCTTTCATTTAAAAATGGTATTCCAGTACAACTTGACCATAAAGATTATGATTTAGACCAATTAATTCTTAAATTAAACGACATTGCAGGTAAACATGGAATTGGACGTATCGATCATGTTGAGAATCGTTTAGTAGGTATTAAATCCCGTGAAGTATACGAAACGCCTGGCGCTGAAGTTATATTAAAAGCGCATAAAGCACTTGAGACACTTACATTAACTAAAGATGTCGCTCACTTCAAACCTGTCATTGAAAAACAATTTGCAGAACAAACATACAATGGGCTATGGTTCTCACCATTAACTGATAGCTTAAAATTATTTATCGATAGTACGCAAAGATATGTTGAAGGTGACGTACGAGTGAAATTATTCAAAGGTAATGCGATTGTTAACGGTAGAAAATCTCCGTACACATTATACGATGAAAAATTAGCAACTTATACAAAAGAAGATGCCTTTAATCAATCTGCGGCAGTAGGCTTTATTGACATCTATGGCTTACCTACTCAAGTGAATGCCTTTTTACATGGAGGTTATAGTAATGAGTAA
- the argH gene encoding argininosuccinate lyase: MSNKAWGGRFQQQPEEWVDEFNASIEFDQVLLDEDIQGSIAHATMLANQHIISNADKETIIKGLKEIQQDFHQHKLEFKQSLEDIHLNIEHELIQRIGDAGGRLHTGRSRNDQVATDLHLYVKKEVQEIQTLIRSFQSSILTLAQSHVDTIMPGYTHLQRAQPISFAHHIMTYFWMLERDDSRFTDSMKRIDISPLGAAALSGTTHPIDRHETKNLLGFEYIYENSLDAVSDRDYIVETLHNISLTMVHLSRFAEEIIFWSTDEAKFITLADAFSTGSSIMPQKKNPDMAELIRGKVGRTTGHLMGMLVTLKGLPLAYNKDLQEDKEGLFDSVRTVKGSLRIFEGMLNTLTVNNDRLNETVHQDFSNATELADYLVEKQVPFRKAHEIVGKIVYECIQQGIYLLDVPLERYKELNEAIEPDVYDYLKPERCINRRKSYGSTGQDAVHHQLKVAKKVLNTK; the protein is encoded by the coding sequence ATGAGTAATAAAGCATGGGGCGGGCGTTTTCAACAGCAACCAGAAGAATGGGTTGATGAATTTAACGCTTCAATAGAATTTGACCAAGTATTATTAGATGAAGATATACAAGGTAGTATTGCTCATGCAACAATGTTAGCAAATCAACATATTATTTCTAATGCAGATAAAGAAACGATCATCAAGGGGCTAAAAGAGATTCAGCAAGATTTCCATCAACATAAATTAGAATTCAAGCAGTCTCTTGAAGATATACACTTAAATATTGAACATGAACTAATTCAAAGAATTGGCGATGCGGGAGGAAGATTGCATACGGGTCGCAGTAGAAACGACCAAGTGGCGACTGACTTGCACTTATATGTCAAAAAGGAAGTTCAAGAAATACAAACGCTTATTCGTTCATTCCAATCATCAATTTTGACACTTGCTCAATCACACGTAGATACAATTATGCCAGGTTATACGCACTTGCAACGTGCGCAACCTATTTCGTTCGCCCATCATATTATGACTTATTTTTGGATGCTTGAACGTGATGATTCACGTTTCACTGATAGTATGAAACGTATTGATATTTCACCACTAGGGGCAGCGGCTTTAAGTGGAACTACCCACCCTATTGATAGACATGAAACTAAAAACTTACTTGGTTTCGAATACATTTATGAAAATAGTTTAGATGCTGTAAGTGATCGTGATTATATAGTAGAAACATTGCATAATATTTCACTAACAATGGTACACTTATCGCGTTTTGCTGAAGAAATTATTTTTTGGTCTACTGATGAAGCAAAATTTATTACGTTAGCCGATGCCTTTTCTACTGGGTCATCTATTATGCCTCAGAAAAAGAATCCCGATATGGCTGAGCTCATTCGTGGTAAAGTCGGCCGTACGACAGGTCATTTAATGGGTATGCTTGTTACATTAAAAGGCTTGCCTCTTGCCTACAACAAAGATCTACAAGAAGATAAAGAAGGCCTATTTGATTCAGTACGTACAGTTAAAGGATCATTACGTATTTTTGAAGGCATGCTTAATACACTAACTGTTAATAATGACCGTTTAAATGAAACAGTGCATCAAGATTTCTCAAATGCGACAGAACTTGCGGACTATCTAGTAGAGAAACAAGTACCATTTAGAAAAGCACATGAAATTGTAGGTAAAATTGTCTACGAATGTATTCAACAAGGCATTTATTTACTCGATGTGCCATTAGAGCGTTATAAAGAATTAAATGAAGCTATTGAGCCTGATGTATATGATTATTTAAAACCTGAACGTTGTATTAATCGTAGAAAAAGCTACGGGTCTACCGGCCAAGATGCTGTACACCATCAATTAAAAGTAGCGAAAAAAGTATTAAATACTAAATAA
- a CDS encoding glycerophosphodiester phosphodiesterase — translation MKTTKKAIISSLTVASLGLTILHTPVEASGAGTGPISSTTSSNNSQVCQSNQAQQVPVNTHYRKDNPKWTTNLTGERFSTIAHRGASGYAPEHTFYSYDKSHNQLGASYIEIDLQRTKDGHLVAMHDETVDRTTNGTGRVEDYTLAQLKQLDAGSWFNQANPQYANAEYSNAKVPTLDEILSRYGTNANYYIETKTPDVYPGMEEQLLDTLKRHNMLTKDSLNNGHVLVQSFSEASLQKMHNLAPSIPLIRLLDKNELPQQSEADLQRIRSYAIGVGPEYSDLTAQNTSHLKDLGFIIHPFTVNEIADMQRLNQYGVDGVFTNYADQYKSVSAHNSMQRL, via the coding sequence TTGAAAACAACAAAAAAAGCAATAATCTCAAGTTTAACTGTCGCTAGTTTAGGACTCACTATTTTACATACTCCAGTTGAAGCAAGTGGTGCAGGTACAGGCCCAATCTCTTCAACAACATCTTCAAATAATTCTCAAGTGTGCCAATCTAATCAAGCTCAACAAGTCCCTGTTAATACGCATTATCGTAAAGATAATCCTAAGTGGACGACCAATTTAACGGGTGAACGTTTTAGTACTATAGCTCATCGTGGTGCGAGTGGCTATGCACCGGAACATACATTTTATTCTTATGATAAAAGTCATAACCAATTAGGTGCTTCTTACATTGAAATTGATTTACAACGTACTAAAGATGGTCATTTAGTAGCAATGCATGATGAAACCGTAGATCGCACTACAAATGGAACTGGCCGAGTTGAAGACTATACCTTAGCTCAATTAAAACAACTTGATGCTGGTTCTTGGTTTAATCAAGCAAACCCTCAATACGCAAATGCTGAATATAGTAATGCTAAAGTGCCTACATTAGATGAAATTTTATCACGTTATGGAACGAATGCGAATTATTACATTGAGACAAAGACACCAGATGTTTATCCAGGTATGGAAGAACAATTACTAGACACTTTAAAACGCCATAATATGTTAACAAAGGATTCTTTAAATAATGGCCATGTATTAGTACAGTCATTTTCAGAAGCAAGCTTACAAAAAATGCATAACTTAGCTCCTAGCATTCCATTAATTCGATTATTAGATAAAAATGAATTGCCTCAACAAAGTGAAGCGGATTTACAACGTATTCGTTCATATGCGATTGGTGTGGGCCCTGAATATAGCGATTTAACTGCGCAAAATACGAGTCATTTAAAAGATTTAGGATTCATCATTCATCCTTTCACAGTTAATGAAATAGCTGACATGCAACGACTTAATCAATACGGTGTAGATGGCGTATTCACTAACTATGCAGATCAATATAAATCAGTATCAGCTCATAATTCAATGCAACGATTATAA
- a CDS encoding DUF443 family protein, whose protein sequence is MLDARAMGLHKRLKYRIINCNGKNYLIDLTSNWLTYLLPMLNWYIPKRCIELTDAEIDELGLYRGKNNGGVIWSTVGTGVLLSSFVRSIEHYFDTNISDFLNIIICLVYAILLVIFHIYIYNKKKIKHINFANSPDKIIVIPKIKFQLVMILWYLMCGFFTFLGIVLLIAYHERNIILYLCYFLMFFMFSITNMLTIPEQKVYVKILKQ, encoded by the coding sequence TTGCTTGATGCAAGAGCGATGGGTCTACATAAAAGGCTTAAATACAGAATAATAAATTGCAATGGTAAAAACTATTTAATAGATTTAACTAGCAATTGGTTAACCTATCTTTTGCCTATGCTTAACTGGTATATTCCCAAAAGGTGTATAGAGCTTACTGATGCAGAAATTGATGAACTAGGGTTATATAGAGGTAAAAATAATGGAGGCGTAATATGGAGTACCGTGGGAACTGGTGTGCTTCTTAGTTCTTTTGTAAGATCTATTGAACATTATTTTGATACCAATATTAGTGACTTTTTAAATATTATTATTTGTCTCGTTTATGCGATACTTTTAGTCATATTTCACATTTACATATATAATAAAAAGAAAATTAAACATATTAATTTTGCTAATAGTCCGGATAAAATAATAGTGATTCCTAAAATTAAATTCCAACTAGTTATGATATTGTGGTATTTAATGTGTGGATTCTTTACTTTTTTAGGTATTGTTTTGTTAATCGCATATCATGAAAGAAATATTATTTTGTATTTATGCTATTTTCTGATGTTCTTCATGTTTTCAATAACGAATATGCTAACTATTCCAGAGCAAAAAGTTTATGTGAAAATTCTAAAGCAGTAA